In Mycolicibacterium gadium, the genomic window GACGATCTCGGAGGTTTTCGTGCCCACGTATTCCTATGCGTGCACCGAATGCGGCAATCGCTTCGATGAGGTGCAGGCCTTCAGCGACGATGCCCTGACCACCTGCCCCCAGTGCAGCGGCCGCCTGCGCAAGCTGTTCGGCAATGTGGGAGTGGTGTTCAAGGGCAGCGGCTTCTACCGCAACGACAGCCGCGAGACGGCCAAGAGCACGTCCTCGTCGTCTTCGGCGCCGTCCTCGAACGGTTCGTCCGGTGGTTCGGAGTCCTCGTCAGCGGACAAGTCCACCTCGAAGTCGTCCGGCGACTCGAGCTCCAGCTCGTCGAGTTCCAGCTCCTCGAGTTCGGCACCCGCCGCGGCGGCGTCGAGCTAGTTATCCACAGGCGCGTGGTCACACCGCGCCGTCACCCTCCTCGGCTGCCTAGTTTGGCGGTATGGGGGAATCACTCAATCCGACGGCGCTGAGCCGACTCGTCGATCGTCTGCGCCCCGACTGGTCACGCACCGCGACGGCCCGGCGCGTCGCCGCCGGCGCTCTCGTGATCCTGGCTGCCGTCGCGGCACTTCGGCCCGACCCGGCGCACGAGCGCACCGATATCGTCGTTGCCGCCCGGGATCTGGCGCCGGGCATCGAACTCAGCGCGGACGATGTCCGCGTCGAAACCCGTTTGGCGACAACGGTCCCCGATGGATCCCAGACGGATCTCACGGTCGTGGTCGGCGCGACGCTGGCCGGCCCGGCGCGCCGCGGCGAGGCGCTCACAGACGTGCGGTTGCTGGGACCGCGGCTGGCCGAATCGGCGGCGGGCCCCAATGCGCGCATCGTTCCGCTCCACCTTGACGACACAGCACTACTCGACCTGATCCGGCCGGGAGACGTGGTTGATGTACTCGGCGCCGGAGCCGATGCGGGCGTCGGCGCCGACGCCGAGCCTGCGGTCGTGGCGACCGACGCGGTCGTCGTCCTCGTATCCCCGAAACCGACCGGCGCGGGCGGCGGAGGTGATCGTGTGGTGCTTGTCGCCCTGCCGGCTCACGACGCGAACAAGGCTGCGGGCGCGGCGCTGGTTCAGACCGTCACGCTCACCTTCCACTGAGCCCGTCAGGTTTGCGGTGCCGGCGTGGTACTCGCGGCCACGTCCTGCTCGATCGCATCCAGTACCATGTCGGCCGGCTCCTCGGTGCTCGACGAGCCGGGTTGCGTCGGCGGCGGCGGGGGCGGAACCGGTTGCGCGTTGGCCGGGCTCGTCGCGATCGCCGAGATGCCGATCAGCATTCCTGCTACCACCGCGAACAGCCACCGCATGGCACGCCCTCCCAAACTTGTCTGTCACACAGCCGAACTGGCATCACCACGCAAGCTAGCATCGGACCCCGCGTGCCGCAGGACCATCGGGACTAACGTCGAGTGTCTGTCATATAGCCGGGCTCATAGGAAGGAAATCGCGCGCATGTTAAAGGGCTTCAAGGAGTTTCTCGCCCGAGGCAACATCGTCGACCTATCCGTCGCGGTGGTCATCGGCACCGCGTTCACGGCGCTGGTCACCAAGTTCACCGACAGCATCATCCAGCCACTCATCAACCGGATCGGCGCGGGCGGAGACTCCGACTACGGCATCCTGAGAATCAGCATCGGCGGTGACCAGACCATCGACCTGAACGTTCTGCTGTCGGCGGCCATCAACTTCATCCTCGTCGCTGCCGTCGTGTACTTCCTGGTCGTGTTGCCCTACAACAGGTTGCGGAAGAAGGGCGAAGTCGAACAGGCTCAGGACACCGAACTTTCGCTGCTCACCGAGATCCGCAACCTCTTGGCCGACACCCCCGGGCGCGGCACCGACACCGCAGAGACCACGAGCAACGACAAGACCTGAGCGACATACGAAAACAGCCCCCCGGATGATCCGGGGGGCTGTTTCTCGTTAACGCCTGGGAGAGGTTAGTTCATGTTCCAGGGCTCGCCGTAGGTGGTGACGCTGTCACCGGACGACGAGATGAGCCGAGCGAACGGACGCAGCAGCACACCACCGGCAGCACCGGTCACCGTGCCGTGCGCGTTGGACACCGCCACACCACCGGACGCACCGGCGACATCCACCGAGAAGGTGGCGACTTCCTGGATACCGGGGCCGTTGCCGAGGTCGGCGCTGATCGACACACCGGGGAACAGGTTCGGCGTGGTGAACGCCGGGCCAGTCGGGTCCGCCGGCGAGAACTGGTCGAGCAGGACGTTGGGCGTGGTGTAGCTGAAGTTGATGCCCACACCCAGCGACCACGGGAAGCCGATCTGGTAACCCAGCTCCAAGGTGCCCTCGAACTCATCGGCTCCGGCGCCGGCGACGATGTACTTCGCGCGACCGCTGTGGAACCACTCGCGGGTCAGCCGGTTGCGGTCCAACGGGAACACACCGTTGAGGAAGGTGTCCCACTGCTGGACGGTCAGCGTCCGGTCTTGGCCGTCAACGAGGCTCAGCTCGTTGTCCAGCCCGGCGTGAGAGGTGCCAGTGCTCACGAACAAAGACGCGATGGCTCCGGCTATTGCCAAAACCAAAGCCATCAGCACCCGACTGAATACCTTCATGTTCTCCCTAGCTATGTCGACAGCGACCCCCGAATGGACCACTGTGTTTTGTTGTTCGTGCCTGGCCCTCAAATGAGAAGCCTCACAGGCGGTTCTTACGTCTTACTCATCGTTGACACGAGGAACATAACGGTCGGGCACCACCCTCGCAACGCGAGGAAGAAATTGGTCTTGCCGGCCTGACCGGTTCAGACACTGGCAAGACCGGGGTCATGAAAAAAGGGGTCCCCCGGAGTTCTCCGGGGG contains:
- a CDS encoding FmdB family zinc ribbon protein, whose amino-acid sequence is MPTYSYACTECGNRFDEVQAFSDDALTTCPQCSGRLRKLFGNVGVVFKGSGFYRNDSRETAKSTSSSSSAPSSNGSSGGSESSSADKSTSKSSGDSSSSSSSSSSSSSAPAAAASS
- a CDS encoding SAF domain-containing protein; the encoded protein is MGESLNPTALSRLVDRLRPDWSRTATARRVAAGALVILAAVAALRPDPAHERTDIVVAARDLAPGIELSADDVRVETRLATTVPDGSQTDLTVVVGATLAGPARRGEALTDVRLLGPRLAESAAGPNARIVPLHLDDTALLDLIRPGDVVDVLGAGADAGVGADAEPAVVATDAVVVLVSPKPTGAGGGGDRVVLVALPAHDANKAAGAALVQTVTLTFH
- the mscL gene encoding large-conductance mechanosensitive channel protein MscL; this encodes MLKGFKEFLARGNIVDLSVAVVIGTAFTALVTKFTDSIIQPLINRIGAGGDSDYGILRISIGGDQTIDLNVLLSAAINFILVAAVVYFLVVLPYNRLRKKGEVEQAQDTELSLLTEIRNLLADTPGRGTDTAETTSNDKT
- a CDS encoding MspA family porin, which gives rise to MKVFSRVLMALVLAIAGAIASLFVSTGTSHAGLDNELSLVDGQDRTLTVQQWDTFLNGVFPLDRNRLTREWFHSGRAKYIVAGAGADEFEGTLELGYQIGFPWSLGVGINFSYTTPNVLLDQFSPADPTGPAFTTPNLFPGVSISADLGNGPGIQEVATFSVDVAGASGGVAVSNAHGTVTGAAGGVLLRPFARLISSSGDSVTTYGEPWNMN